The genomic stretch GTTTGGTGGCGGCCGGCGGGATTCTTTTGCATCGCCTTGTGCACGATCTGAGCCAACAGCCCCGGCGTCTCATGCTGCAGAGCCGTAACCACTCGCGGGTCCTCGTTAACAATGGAGAAGATCAGAGCATGATCACCCTCGCCTTGAAACGGCAATGTGCCGGTGAGCATCTCATAGAGCACGACGCCCAGCGACCATATATCCGTGCGATGATCAATCGCTTGGCCCTGCACTTGTTCCGGCGACATATAAGCCACCGTGCCCGAGAGATTTCCGGTTTTGGTGAAGTGCATCTGCCCGGCCAGTTTGGCCAAACCGAAATCAATAATCTTCACTTCGCCGCGAGTTGTGATGATCACATTCGAAGGCTTGATATCGCGATGAATAATGCCGGCCTCGTGCGCACGTTCCAAACCGCGCGCGATTTGCATGGCAATGTCAACCACATTCTCAATTGGTACGAGCGGACGGCCGTCCGCCCCTGCAATTTTTTTTTCCAGCGTTTGCCCGTCATAGCCGGCCATGGCGATATACAACTGGCCTTGAGCCGTTTCGTTGATCTCGTAGATTGTGCAGATGTTGGCGTGATCGAGGCTGGAGGCCGCCTGCGCTTCATTGACGAAGCGGTCAATCGCCTCCTGATCGCGCGTCAAGTCTGGTGGGAGAAATTTGAGCGCAACGGTGCGATTGAGCTTGGTGTCGAGCGCTTTATACACCACGCCCATCCCGCCACGGCCTAATTCTGACAGGATTTTGTAATGCTGCAGTGTTTGGCCAATCATGGAAAACTCGCTTCCACCAAAAAATTTGGCCTGCGGGACAAGTTGCCGCCTTCGCCGAGTTTTTCGAGGGTGGTGTAATGGAAAATGGTTTGGCCGGTCATATGTTCGTCGTTAGGCCATCGCAGAGACCATAATTCTTCCCCGACCCCTTGTTCGTAACTAGAATCTTGACGCGCTTTGGTAAATAGCGACCGGGAGGTTGCCTTAATGTATCTTGAGTATTCGCCCTTTGCGTCAGTTCTCTTATGAATGACCAGCCGCTTGTCTAGTAATCTTTATAAGTATCGGTGGGAATGGTCTTTGACCGTGCTGGGGGATGGCACAGAATATAATAGGTTTTGTTCGAATGTCAAGTGGCACAGGCAGGGTGAATCGGGGAAAATGGGCTGTGAAGCTGCAAAGTCCTCCATCAATACTCGTAAGGGGCTTGGGACAAAAGAGGTTCAAATCCAAAGTTCTGTAGTGTCTGTTATTCCAACCGAATCATTTTTGTCAGAGCTACCCAAATCCCCGCATCAAGCGCAGATTCTCTTGATGAGTCTCACGATAGAAATCATCCATATTTTCCGGGAGTTCAATCGAGGTGCCATTTCTCAAATTCTGCAGATAAGCCACGTTCTGCAAAATCAACTCACGGCCGCCGATTTTGCCGTGCGCAGGAATGACATGTTCGACGCGAGCATCGTTTGCCCATTTCTGCAAAGCCGCAACCCAATCGTCAAACGGGCTGTCGGGATTGATCACGGGCAGCGGCGTTTCAACCGTGTCGCCCGCGAGTAACATACCCCATTCTGGAATGAAACCGACGATGCAATCGCGTGTGTGCCCGGCAAGGTGGTGCAGCATCAGCGTCACGCCGCCGAGATCGATTGAGAATTCGGTTTCAAAAATGTGTGTCGGCGGCACAAGTATTACTTCGTTCCATTTGTCCGGCTCGTCCGCTTGCTTTTCCTGCAATTCCCGGGGCACATCATCTGAAAAGCGCGCCAAACAATGCTTGTGCGCGGTGATGATTTTATTTTGAAAAGAAAGGCCGACCGTTCCCCAGACGTGATCCCAATCCGCATGACTGTAAACTAGCTGCCATTCTTTTTGCGCGAGCAAGACTCGAACCGGCTGCATGTCGCGCGGGTGCGAAAGGCTGTCCCAAACCACAACTTTCTTCTCTCCAATAATCACTGCGCCGCGAACATCGAAATCATCGAGATGCAGTTCGGTGAGCCAGAGTCCGGGGCGGAATTTCTTCAAGGTCGTCATGATTCGACAAGCTCATCATCCATTATGACTCGACAGGCTCATCAG from Cytophagia bacterium CHB2 encodes the following:
- a CDS encoding serine/threonine protein kinase — protein: MIGQTLQHYKILSELGRGGMGVVYKALDTKLNRTVALKFLPPDLTRDQEAIDRFVNEAQAASSLDHANICTIYEINETAQGQLYIAMAGYDGQTLEKKIAGADGRPLVPIENVVDIAMQIARGLERAHEAGIIHRDIKPSNVIITTRGEVKIIDFGLAKLAGQMHFTKTGNLSGTVAYMSPEQVQGQAIDHRTDIWSLGVVLYEMLTGTLPFQGEGDHALIFSIVNEDPRVVTALQHETPGLLAQIVHKAMQKNPAGRHQT
- a CDS encoding MBL fold metallo-hydrolase, which gives rise to MTTLKKFRPGLWLTELHLDDFDVRGAVIIGEKKVVVWDSLSHPRDMQPVRVLLAQKEWQLVYSHADWDHVWGTVGLSFQNKIITAHKHCLARFSDDVPRELQEKQADEPDKWNEVILVPPTHIFETEFSIDLGGVTLMLHHLAGHTRDCIVGFIPEWGMLLAGDTVETPLPVINPDSPFDDWVAALQKWANDARVEHVIPAHGKIGGRELILQNVAYLQNLRNGTSIELPENMDDFYRETHQENLRLMRGFG